TACCCGGCGATCTAAACAAAGATACCTGCGGTTTTGACACAGGCCCGGGCAACGGACTAATGGACGACTGGAACAGACTCCACAACGGCACAGATATGGATATGGACGGCAACTGGGCAGCTACAGGAACCGTTAGCCAGCTGCTTCTGCAAGCATTACTGGCAGAACCTTTCTTTAAATTGCCACCCCCCAAAAGTACTGGTCGCGACCACTTTAATATAGGCTGGCTCAATCAAGTGCTCGCGTCGACAGCGGACACCGTGAATATTGAGCCTGCCAGCGTTCAGGCCACATTACTGGAACTAACAGCGCAGACAATAACTGACGCAGTTCTGGCACATGCGCCCGGAACCGCTGAAATCTACCTCTGCGGCGGCGGTGCTCACAACAAGAGAATGGTAGCCAGGCTGAAAGGCTTACTGCCCCACATAGCTGTCACTGATACCGGGCAGCTTGGCGTAGATCCGGATGCGGTGGAAGCGGCTTGTTTTGCCTGGCTTGCCAGCCAAACGCTAGCAGGCAGCACAGGTAACGATCCAGCGGCAACAGGGGCAGCTAATGCTGTCATCCTTGGCGGTATTTATCCGGCCTGAATTGCCCTGCCAGCAGACGATAACACTCAAACCAAGCATCAAAAATAGACGTAGTGCTCAACATCCAATAGCCGCTGCACCTCAGCAGGACCATAAGGCACTGTGCCAACAAACGGGTGAAGCTCCTGCTCTCCACCGCCCAGGGAATAAAGCTGGGTCCGACAGATACGGATATCGACTACCCGAAAGGCAGAAAGGCGGGCAGCCAGATCCACTATGGGCTTGTAACGCTGGTAATTGTGCTTTTGAAACACTGCTACTTCCGGACCAGGCAGAACAAAAACCACTGGCGGCACATTCTCCGGGATCTCGTCTGAAAGGTAGACATCTTCTGCTCGCTGTAACGCAGCCTCCACTTCCAGAGGGTCATTCAATTCTATCCTGGCCAGATAACCCGGCACCTTTTCATCTGGCAACACTGGCACACGCCCAACCAGCTCGCTACCAGCAAACACCCACGAACCGAAACCCAATGCCATCAGCACGACGAATCGAATCAGTGTTTGCATCCGTCTCTCCTTTTACAAAATAGCCTGCACCACGGCGCTAAACCGAGAACGACGATCCACATCCACAAGTCGTTGTCGCATTCGGATTGTTGACCACAAAACGGGAGCCTTCCAGCCCTTCCTGATAGTCCACGGTGGAACCGCTCAGGTATTGAATACTCAGAGAATCAATCAGCATGGTGGCACCCCCTTCTTTCACAGCGGTATCATCATCTGCCACCTGCTCATCAAAGCTGAAGCCATACTGAAAACCCGAGCAGCCACCACCGGTCACATAGACCCGAAGCTTTAAATCAGGGTTTCCCTCTTCTTCTATCAAACGGTTGATTTTCGCAACCGCATTGGCCGACAGGTACATCGGACTGGGTGTAAATGTTTCAATACCCGACATGAGCTCTCCTGAGTGTTTGCCATTACCTGCTGGATTAGCAGCCAGACAGCCCTTTATATATGGGGCCATAACCGAAATTTACAACGCTGAAGTCAAGTCTGACTACAACGTTTTCTCTACAACATGCGTTGCGGCGGAACTCATTTCCACTACCTGAGCAGACTCATGCACAAAATTGCCATTGATTCTGGCGCCTTTCTCAATTTCGACAATTGCATAATGCACGTCACCTTCGACCACAGCCTTGGCAGCCAGTTCGACATGACTTGACGCCGCCACCGTACCCTCTACATGACCATTGATCACCACACTGGGCACTTTTATGTCACCACGCACATGGCCCTGCTGCAAAACCCGCACTCTGGCATCAGCAGCATCCTCGGCGATAATATTGCCTGTGACCTCACCTTCAATTTCAAGATTTCCCTGAAAACGGATATCACCCACCACATGCGTGCCACTGGCAATCAGCGTTGTAGAACCCGCCGAGAATGTCGATACGCCTTTCTTTTTTTGCATAGTTAGGTTTCCTCAGAATGCCAGTTAAATGATTTTCGCACTCTCTTTTTTTGCCCCTTCTTCCAGAGCGAAGTATGTACAAGACGCGGATCGAAACCTGGAGGAAGATCCATCACTCCCTGCAACACGCCAAAATACTTGAATTTCATAGAGAGCGGTGATGATAGCTTCTCATCCAGCTCTTCCAGGGGTACAGTTTTTGATACACCCTCAACTTCACCCTCAACCGACAGTTGTAAAAAAACTTCTACAGGCTTGAGCGCACCCGCTTTATTGATAACTACCAGCCGATAGGCAACGCCACCTTCATCAAGCGGCGTCAACGACAGTTCCCAAATCGAGAAACCTTTAGGGAGACTGTCGTCCCTCATAAGATTTCGGTACAGCTCCAGCTCTTTTTCACTATCCGCGAGTTGCTGCTGTAATTCAACTACTGTCTTGCGCACCTGCTCAAGCGCAGCCCTATCAATCTCCACAGCGGCTTCAGCATTAGCTAATTGCTGATTCAGTGAGTCCTGCATCGCATTCAGCTGGCCAACATCTTTCTCCAACAGGCGCTTGGCGGCCATCTCTCGCTCAAACATCTGACCACCAAGCATCAACCCCAGAAAAAATACCGCCACCAGACAAGTCAGGCGAACCACCAACGCAATACGCTGACGCCTGACGCTGTAGGTCCGAACTACCAGCCTTTCTTCACCAACAGACATCAGCACCGCCCTCAATCAACAGCGTTCAGCATCCCGGACGAAAGGCCTTAGGGCAACAAGGCAGGTTGATTGAGCCCGCAGGTTTCCGGCAAACCGAACATAATATTCAGGTTCTGTATCGCCTGACCC
This genomic stretch from Pseudomonadales bacterium harbors:
- a CDS encoding anhydro-N-acetylmuramic acid kinase translates to MADPLFIGLMSGTSMDAVDTALVRIGGQRFETIAYEQFPIDNSLKLAVRNLNSASNIAEVTKYDYILGNLFADSVLKILHQTNTQPAEIAAIGSHGQTILHLPESNQPRTLQIGDPNIIAQKTGITTIADFRRRDMAAGGQGAPLAPAFHNYKFRRQGVDRLILNLGGIANFSLLPGDLNKDTCGFDTGPGNGLMDDWNRLHNGTDMDMDGNWAATGTVSQLLLQALLAEPFFKLPPPKSTGRDHFNIGWLNQVLASTADTVNIEPASVQATLLELTAQTITDAVLAHAPGTAEIYLCGGGAHNKRMVARLKGLLPHIAVTDTGQLGVDPDAVEAACFAWLASQTLAGSTGNDPAATGAANAVILGGIYPA
- the erpA gene encoding iron-sulfur cluster insertion protein ErpA — encoded protein: MSGIETFTPSPMYLSANAVAKINRLIEEEGNPDLKLRVYVTGGGCSGFQYGFSFDEQVADDDTAVKEGGATMLIDSLSIQYLSGSTVDYQEGLEGSRFVVNNPNATTTCGCGSSFSV
- a CDS encoding polymer-forming cytoskeletal protein yields the protein MQKKKGVSTFSAGSTTLIASGTHVVGDIRFQGNLEIEGEVTGNIIAEDAADARVRVLQQGHVRGDIKVPSVVINGHVEGTVAASSHVELAAKAVVEGDVHYAIVEIEKGARINGNFVHESAQVVEMSSAATHVVEKTL
- a CDS encoding acyl-CoA transferase, with protein sequence MQTLIRFVVLMALGFGSWVFAGSELVGRVPVLPDEKVPGYLARIELNDPLEVEAALQRAEDVYLSDEIPENVPPVVFVLPGPEVAVFQKHNYQRYKPIVDLAARLSAFRVVDIRICRTQLYSLGGGEQELHPFVGTVPYGPAEVQRLLDVEHYVYF